In the Candidatus Cloacimonadota bacterium genome, TTGCCTTTTCCCGCCAGAGCTATAATGACCAGGTTCTATTTTTCAATAATAAGATCCAGATGTTTCCTTCCAATATAATTGCCGGTATGTTCAATTTTAAGATCGAAGAGTTCTTTGAATTGGAAACTGAAGCAGAAAAAGCAGTACCTAAAGTAGATTTTTCATAAAAAGAAAACGACTCTTTTGAGAAATGAGTTGGTAATTGAACAAATGTCCATCATGGAATATTCAAATTACAAAAATAAATATCAAATAAATAACAATGATTAAAACTACAAATTCAAAACGACTCGAAGCTCCGGTTGATTTGTTATTTCGATATTTTTTTAATTAGAATTTATTTGTTTTTTGGATTTTGTTATTTGTGATTTTAATATATCTACCCATTTAAAACTAAAAGGAAACAAATAAATTTATGTGGGAATTAATTGCAGCGAACAAAAGGAAATCGATCATCCTCTTTGTAGCAATGGGTTTTTGTCTTTTTTTACTTGGATATTTTATCGGTTCCTATTTTTCTGCTGATAGCGGCTGGTTGATCGGTATTTCGATTGCTTTCCTGGTTTGGATAATAATGTCTTTGGTCAGCTATTATTCAGGAGACTCGATCCTTCTTTCGATCAGTCATGCTCAAAAAGTTAATCCCCAGATTCATCCGCAATTGTATAATGTGGTGGAGGAAATGAAAATTGCAGCAAATCTTCCTGTGATTCCAAAGATATATATCATTCCGGAATCTGCTCCCAATGCCTTTGCTGTCGGCAGGAATCCCGAAAAAAGTGCAATTGCCGTTACTGCCGGTTTACTTTCCGAATTGAATCGCGACGAACTTCAGGGCGTTATTGCTCACGAAATGTCTCATATCATGAACAGAGATATTCTTTTTATGACCTTTTCCGGTGTTATGCTGGGAAGTATTGTCTTTCTATCGCATATTTTTTTACGAAGTTTATGGTTTTCAGGGGGAGGACGAAGATTTCGATCTAAAAGTTCAGGTAAAGCCGGAGGACAATTACAGTTGATAATGATGGCAGCATCCATACTTTTTGCAATTTTGGCTCCGCTTTTAGCACAGATCCTGTATTTTGCGATTTCCCGTAAAAGAGAATATCTCGCTGATGCTTCTGCAGTTCGATTAACGAGATATCCGGAAGGTTTAGCATCTGCTCTGGAAAAAATTTCTTATTCCGAATTTGATCT is a window encoding:
- a CDS encoding peptidase M28 produces the protein MWELIAANKRKSIILFVAMGFCLFLLGYFIGSYFSADSGWLIGISIAFLVWIIMSLVSYYSGDSILLSISHAQKVNPQIHPQLYNVVEEMKIAANLPVIPKIYIIPESAPNAFAVGRNPEKSAIAVTAGLLSELNRDELQGVIAHEMSHIMNRDILFMTFSGVMLGSIVFLSHIFLRSLWFSGGGRRFRSKSSGKAGGQLQLIMMAASILFAILAPLLAQILYFAISRKREYLADASAVRLTRYPEGLASALEKISYSEFDLKSANKATAALYIINPLKKKGLSFSNLSSTHPPIDKRIEILRKISGSVDYINYQRAFAHVDGKKGHSSVIIPTSGMRDIQDFEIRKPIPEKQVTTQSRVREVGDLIRAINKYAFIPCACGLKIKTPPNYKKPTIKCPKCGTVHIIPVAELSAISKAFPSSKEKTKNEVDPETFVYKRKTKGWESFVCPCGSVKQISPLFSKSYFYCNECERKIEIVNPE